GCTGCCCGGCACTAAGATCTGCACCCCATTTCCAGCGCTCAGCTGATGTATCATGTACCCAGGGAAACATGGGGCAACAGAAACCACAAGGAGCAAGATCATGTACATCACCGGCCAGCGCGTACTCATCACCGGCGGCAGCACCGGCATCGGCTACGCAACCGCCGCCCTCCTGATCGCCCGCGGCTGCAAGGTCGTCATCAACGGACGCGACGCCGAACGCCTCAACGCCGCCGCCGGGGAACTGGGTTGCGGCGCCGCACCGGGCGATGTGGGCGACGAGGCCGACGCCGCGCGCATCGTCGAGGAAACCGTCGCCCAGATCGGCGGCATCGACGCCCTCGTGAACAACGCCGGCTTCGGCCGCTTCGCCCGCCTCCAGGACACCACCCCCGCCAACATGGAAGCCGTCTGGCGCACCAACGTCCTCGGCGCCATGCTCATGGCCCGCGCCGCCGCCCCCCACTTCGTCGCCCAGCGCGGCGGCACAATTATCAATATCGCCTCCACCGCGGGCACAAAAGGTTTCGCCGGCGGAACCGCCTACGCCTCCTCCAAGTTCGCCCTACGCGGCATGACCGAGTGCTGGCGCGATGAACTCCGCCGCGACGACGTCCGCGTCGTCCTCATCAACCCCAGCGAAGTCATCACCGAATTCGCCGCCCGCGCCGGACACGGCCAGGAAGACTCCCCGAAAAAGCTCCACGGCGAAGACATCGCCCGCGCCGTCGCCGCCGTACTCGAAATGGACCCCCGCGCCCTCGTCACCGAGATGACCGTAATCGCCACAAACCCATTCTAACCACCCCAGGGACCAACACGCCACACAAAGTGCAATCGATGAGCGAAGTGATACTCGCCCTTCTACCAGCCACGGTGTAACTGAGGATTCTTTTCCTGATGGGGAAAGAAAACCAGACAGCCGCCCCAAACGCCACTGTAGTCCCTGTAGTCCCTGTAGTCCCTGTAGTCCCTGTAGTCCCTGCCGTCCCTGCCGTCCCTGCCGTCCCTGCCGTCCCTGTAGTCCCTGTAGTCCCTGTAGTCCCTGCCGTCCCTGTAGTCCCTGTAGTCCCTGTAGTCCCTGTAGCCCCTGTAGTCCCTGTAGTCCCTGCCGTCCCTGCCGTCCCTGCCGCCCCTGCCGTCCCTGCCGTCCCTGCCGTCCCTGCCGTCTCTGCCGTCCCTGCCGTCCAACAACCAGTCATCGCCCCCCAGCCAGCGAGCGGCCTTTCCCGGAATCCGTTGATGGTATACTGCACGTACCACGAACCAAGAAAGGCGCCCCAACGATGAACAACCTCGACGCCCTCAGAGAACAAGTCCTCGCCCTGCCGGAATTTCAGCGTGCCGCGCTACTGGAGGATATCCTGACCAGTTTCGATCCGGACCTGCGCAAATCGGTAGACCAGGCGTGGGCCGCTGAAGCGGAAGATCGGCTAGAAGCCTTCGGGGAAGGCAAGATCGAGTCGGTTAGCATGGAAGAAGCCCGCAATCGCGTCCGTGCCTGATGAATGCGCGTTTCTTAACCCAGGCGCTCCTCGATCTGGACCAGGCGGTCGCATACTACGAAGCCGAGCAACCGGGATTGGGCCATGATTTCGAGGAAGAGGTCTTCGAATGCGTGGATCGCATCTGTTTGAATCCCAGGGCGTGGGCACACATATCATCGAACACCCGGCGCTGCATCACGCGCCGATTCCCGTATGGCGTCATCTACCAGATTCGCGATGATCACATTCTCGTAATTGGCATCATGCACCTCAGCCGCCATCCGGACTCCTGGCGCAACCGCTCCTGACCGACAGTCCCTACGAGTCCAGCTGCACCGCCCCAAAC
The genomic region above belongs to Candidatus Hydrogenedentota bacterium and contains:
- a CDS encoding SDR family NAD(P)-dependent oxidoreductase, with product MYITGQRVLITGGSTGIGYATAALLIARGCKVVINGRDAERLNAAAGELGCGAAPGDVGDEADAARIVEETVAQIGGIDALVNNAGFGRFARLQDTTPANMEAVWRTNVLGAMLMARAAAPHFVAQRGGTIINIASTAGTKGFAGGTAYASSKFALRGMTECWRDELRRDDVRVVLINPSEVITEFAARAGHGQEDSPKKLHGEDIARAVAAVLEMDPRALVTEMTVIATNPF
- a CDS encoding addiction module protein; the encoded protein is MNNLDALREQVLALPEFQRAALLEDILTSFDPDLRKSVDQAWAAEAEDRLEAFGEGKIESVSMEEARNRVRA
- a CDS encoding type II toxin-antitoxin system RelE/ParE family toxin, giving the protein MNARFLTQALLDLDQAVAYYEAEQPGLGHDFEEEVFECVDRICLNPRAWAHISSNTRRCITRRFPYGVIYQIRDDHILVIGIMHLSRHPDSWRNRS